From the Kribbella sp. CA-293567 genome, the window GTGCGGTGACAAACACCTGATATTCCTCTGCTGGGCGGATCCTGAGCCGGAAGTCCGGGCCGCCGAACTCGGCGGCCCGGACTACGAGCTCAGTGCTTGGCCGGGGGAGTCGCGTACGACGGGTCCGCGGACGCGCCCTTGACGGCGTGACCACCGAACTGGTTGCGCATCGCCGCGATCGCCTTCATCGCGGGGGAGTCTTCCTGGCGGGAGGCGAACCGCGCGAACAGCGACGCGGCGATGGCCGGCACCGGGACGGCGTGGTCGATCGCGGCCTCGACGGTCCAGCGACCTTCACCCGAGTCGTCGGCGTACCCGCGGATCTTGTCCAGGTGGGTGTCTTCCTTGAGCGCGTTGACCATCAGGTCGAGCAGCCAGGACCGGATCACCGTGCCCTCGCGCCAGGAGTCGAACGCCTCCGGCACGTTCTCGACGATCTCCGCGGCCTCGAGCAGCTCGAAGCCCTCGGCGTACGCCTGCATGATCGCGTACTCGATGCCGTTGTGGACCATCTTGGCGAAGTGACCGGCGCCGACCTGGCCGGCGTGCACGAAACCGAACTCACCCTCGGGCTTGAGCGCCGTGAAGATGGGCATCACCGCGGCGACTGTCTCAGCGTCTCCGCCACACATCAGGGCGTAGCCATTCTCGAGACCCCAGACGCCACCGGAGACACCGCAGTCGACGAACTTGATGCCCTTGTGGGAAAGCAGTTCGGCCCGGCGGATGTCATCGGTCCACCGGCTGTTGCCGCCGTCGATCACGATGTCGCCTTCGGACAGCAACTCGGCCAGCTCGGTCAGCACCGGGTCGATGGCCTGCACCGGCACCATCACCCAGACCACCTTGGGCTGGCCGGTCGCCGTCAGCTGCCCGACCATGTCGGCCAGGTCCGTCGCATCGGAGATGGCTTGGTTGTGATCGAAACCGACGACGGTCAGGCCTGCAGCGCGAATCCGCTCGCGCATGTTGCCGCCCATCTTGCCGAGACCGACAAGGCCGAGCTCCATCGTGAATCCCCTTGTTCTATTGGCGTTTAGCGGTCAGCTTGCGTCAGCTGTTCAGGCGGACCGGCATCAGCACGTACCGGAACTCAGCTATCGGGTCGCCGTCGAAATCTTTCACGCCGGTCAGTTCGGCCGGCTTCGTCGCCTGCGTGAAAGCCAGGTGCGCGACCGAGGTGCCGATCGCGTTCAGGCCGTCCAGCAGGTACGTCGGGTTGAAACCCACCGTAACCGGCTCGCCAACCACGCGCGCCTCGATCGACTCCGACGCCTGAGCTTCGTCGCCGGAGCCGGCATCCAGCGTCACGGTGTCGTCGGAGAACGTCAGCCGGACCGGCGCGTTCCGCTCGGCGACCAGCGCGACCCGCTTGACGGCCTCGACCAGGGTCGCGGTCTCGATCCGGACCCGGGTCGCGATCGCCGCGTCGGTCGGGATGATGCCGCGGACCTTCGGGAACTCACCGTCGAGCAACCGGGTGGTGGCGCGCCGGTTGCCACCGGACACCTCACCCTCGAAGCCGACGATGCCCTCGCCGCTGCCAGGAGCGGCCAGCGAGACCGTGATGGTCGTTCCGGTCATCGCTTTCGCGGTTTCCGAGAGCACTCTGGCCGGGATAAGGGCTGCAGCAGAGGCATCTGGGCTTTCCGGGCTCCATTCGAGCTCGCGGATCGCCAATCGGTACCGGTCGGTGGCCAGCAGCGAGATCGTGGAGCCTTCGATCTCGACCCGGACGCCGGTGAGCACCGGAAGCGTGTCTTCCCGGCCGGCCGCGGTGACGACCTGAGCGACCGCCTGAGCGAAAACGTCGCTCCGGACCGTGCCGCTGGCCGCGGGGAGATCCGGCAGAGCCGGATATTCCTCTGTGGGAAGCGTTTGGAGCGTGAACCGGGAAGTGCCGCAGGTGACCTGCGCCTTGGCGCCGTCCACAGCGAAGTCCACGGGCTGATTCGGGAGACTCTTCGAGATGTCGGCGACCAGCCGGCCGGAGATCAGGCATTTTCCGGCGTCCGCCACCTGAGCGGGGACGGTCACTCGCACGGAGGTCTCGTAGTCGAAGCCGGACAGAGTGATCTGGCCTTCTTCGGCTTCGACCAGAAGGCCGGCAAGGATCGGAACACTGGGTCGACTGGGCAAGCTGCGCGCGGCCCAGGCCACCGACTCGGCCAGTACGTCGCGCTCGACGCGAAACTTCACCGCTGGGTGCCTCCTGTATCGGCTGTGTGCCAGGCGAATCCTGCCACGGACAGATGTGATGTGCGCCAACCGGGCTTGACGTGGCGGTTCGGGCGGGTCGCGACCCCGTCGCT encodes:
- the gnd gene encoding phosphogluconate dehydrogenase (NAD(+)-dependent, decarboxylating); amino-acid sequence: MELGLVGLGKMGGNMRERIRAAGLTVVGFDHNQAISDATDLADMVGQLTATGQPKVVWVMVPVQAIDPVLTELAELLSEGDIVIDGGNSRWTDDIRRAELLSHKGIKFVDCGVSGGVWGLENGYALMCGGDAETVAAVMPIFTALKPEGEFGFVHAGQVGAGHFAKMVHNGIEYAIMQAYAEGFELLEAAEIVENVPEAFDSWREGTVIRSWLLDLMVNALKEDTHLDKIRGYADDSGEGRWTVEAAIDHAVPVPAIAASLFARFASRQEDSPAMKAIAAMRNQFGGHAVKGASADPSYATPPAKH
- the dnaN gene encoding DNA polymerase III subunit beta, whose translation is MKFRVERDVLAESVAWAARSLPSRPSVPILAGLLVEAEEGQITLSGFDYETSVRVTVPAQVADAGKCLISGRLVADISKSLPNQPVDFAVDGAKAQVTCGTSRFTLQTLPTEEYPALPDLPAASGTVRSDVFAQAVAQVVTAAGREDTLPVLTGVRVEIEGSTISLLATDRYRLAIRELEWSPESPDASAAALIPARVLSETAKAMTGTTITVSLAAPGSGEGIVGFEGEVSGGNRRATTRLLDGEFPKVRGIIPTDAAIATRVRIETATLVEAVKRVALVAERNAPVRLTFSDDTVTLDAGSGDEAQASESIEARVVGEPVTVGFNPTYLLDGLNAIGTSVAHLAFTQATKPAELTGVKDFDGDPIAEFRYVLMPVRLNS